The genome window CAATCAAACCACCCAAAAAGGGGGAAGTAATTACTAAAGAAATCTTACCTCCTTATAATCCTTATTCTTTGTATGTACCCTCTAAAAATATACTTAAACAACTCCCAACAGATAGAGTTTTAGATATAGCAGCAACAGCATATGCTGTAAATTTTTTAACAAAATCAATTTATTTTTATACTAACGCTATAGAAATTTTTTCTAATGATGTAGGAACGGTTGCATGGGCAACATATGAGACAGGATTTATATATTTTCAAAAAAAACAACTGAAATTAGCTTTGGAATATTTTGATAAAGTGCTACAATTAAATAACGCTCCTTCAACAGTACAAAATTTAGCAAGAGTTATGGCATCTCGAATTAGAAATAAAAAAGAATTTGATGTATTAAAAAAACAAGAAGATGTAGTTTTTTTAGCAGATAAAAAAGCTAGATCTGTATTAGACAAGCAAATAGCAAAAGAAGAAAAAACAGCAGAAAAATTACAACGACAATTATCTAAAGAAAGAAAGAAAAGAGAAAAAGAAGAAAAAGAACTTTTGAAAAAAGCTAAAAAAGAGAATGATCTTAAAATAATGGACAAAGAAATATCATAATATGATTAAAAAGGTATAGCAATATGGCTAAAAGAAATTTTTCTAATCTTCAATATCTAATGATGTTTGTAGAAGCGATAGTAATAGTACCCCTAGTTAATATTATTTCTTTCTTTTGTCCTTATGATAAAATTTATAATTTATCAAAAAAAATAGGAGCTATTATACTAATAATAGCTCCTATTAAACAAAAAATAATAGGTGAAAATTTAGCTATTATTTTTCCTGAAAAAAAATATTCAGTACAAGAAATAAAAGAAATATCTCTTATTATAGTAAGTTATGAATTTCGTATATTACTTGAAATGATTTCTTTTTCTAAAATGAATTTTCAAGAAATCATTTCTTATATAAGAATAATACAAAGTGATCAAATAGCATCATTTTATCATGCTCAATCTACAGGGGTTGTTAGTTTTTCGTTACATTATGGTAATTGGGAATTATTAGGTTCTATAATGAATCAAGTTGGGATCCCTTTGGCTTGTTTAGTTGAACGGCAATTTAATCCATGGATAGATAAATATCTTCAATTTTTAAGAAAAAAATTAGGGATAAAAACTGTTTATAATGAAATTTCTCAAATGAGATCTTTATTAACATATATGAGAAATAAAGGAAGTGTAGCTTTGGTTGCCGATCAAACATATTGGTTTGATCCTCTTTTTATTCTTTTTTTTAATAAAGAAGCTGCTGTTCCTCAGGGTACGGCTAGTTTGGCTTTGAAAATGAATTCAATTTTGTGTTTTGGATATAGTCAATATATTTCAGAGGGTATTTATGCTATTAATTTAGATATGAATATTATTTCTAATGATCAAAAAAATAAGCTATCTGTAGAACAATTGATGAAAATAGTATATCATCGATATGAAGAAGTTATCAAACAAGATGTTACTAATTGGTATACATTGGGATCTGACAGATGGGCTTTAACTAAAGAATCACTAAAAGAATGGAATAAAAATCCAGATAGTAGTAGATTTTAGAGTTCTTGGCATGAAAATTGCTATATATAAAGAGTAAGAATGAAAATAATTATTATATTCGTGGAGGTATACAATGGCAGTAAAACCTATTGGTAGTCGTATTCTTATTGAAGTGAAAGCCGGAGAAGAAAAAACATCTAGTGGATTATATATCCCTAATGCAGCTCAAGAAAAAACTAATACAGGAAATGTTATTGCTATTGGTGATAAAGATGTCACTGTAACTGTAGGACAAATAGTAGTATTTGACAAGTATGCAGGAACACAAATTGAAGTAGAAGGAAAAGAAATGCTTCTTCTCGATATGGAAAATGTATTAGCTGTTGTTCAATAAATAAAATATCCAAAAATAAAAATCCTCCTAATTTTAGGAGGATTTTTTGGTATAATTTTAGATCAAAGCACTATCTGTTCCGTTATATTTTTGCATAAATGTTTGCATATAATAGTCTTGTAACTCAAACATTTCTATCTCTTCTTTCTTTCCCAACTCATGATCAAATCCAAGTAAATGGAGAACTCCATGTATTGTTAAACGAATAAACTCCTCTTCATAACTTACTTGAAATTCTTGAGATTGATTAAAAGCAGTTTCTGATGAAATAATTATATCACCTAATGAAGATTCAGCAAGGATAAATTCGTTTTCATCATCAAAAGCAAAAGATAGCACATCTGTACTGCAATTTTTTTGTCTATATTGTTGATTTAGTTTTTGAATAAATATATTATCACATATTAATAAAGAACAAGATCTATTACCACACTCAAATTCTTCTAATAATTCTTTAATAAAAGTATTTAATAATGATAAAAAATGTTCGTTTAATTCTATTATATTTTTAGATGAGGGTTCTATAGAAATATCTATCATATAATTCCTTACAATTTAAAATTATTACTTGAAGAAGATAAATTTGAAAAATGTTCTGTTAATAATTGATTTTTTTTATTTGTATCTAATTGATTAATATCATGGTATATAGAAATTTTATTATAATTATATTTTGTAAATAACACTTTGGTGTTATTTTGATAAATTTTATAAAGAGAAAAATCTAATTTTTCTAACATAGCTATATTAATAAATAAAGAACGAGAATAATTTGGTATTAAAATATTTAGACCGAGTTTATTACTTATTTGCCATGCTTTTAATTGTTCATCTTCTGTAGAATCAGCATTCCAAACAATTAAAATACTTTCATTTGATTGTGGAAGAACAGTAATAGTGTTATCAAAATTAATTTTTAAATCTTGTGTAGGAAGTTTGATTTTTTCAAATGATTGATTAGAGAGCATACATTCTGAAAACATTAATTCTGTTTTGTCAGCAAGATGTAGCAATGTGTGTTTTGTTAGGGATCTGAAATCTTTCATTTATATAACCTCTAAATAAAATACTAAGTAATTATATTAAATATAATATATAATACTGTAAAATTCAAGAATAATTGTGAAATAAAATTTTAATAAAAATAAATATGATAATAAAAATCTAAAAAACCTCTAAGAATTTTTCTTAGAGGTTTTATATTAGTCATCGATCTTGGGAGCATGTGTGTTTAGAATCGCTTCTATT of Spirochaetota bacterium contains these proteins:
- a CDS encoding tetratricopeptide repeat protein — encoded protein: MKKVIIFFFVLNIVAPINAMIVKDPTIKPPKKGEVITKEILPPYNPYSLYVPSKNILKQLPTDRVLDIAATAYAVNFLTKSIYFYTNAIEIFSNDVGTVAWATYETGFIYFQKKQLKLALEYFDKVLQLNNAPSTVQNLARVMASRIRNKKEFDVLKKQEDVVFLADKKARSVLDKQIAKEEKTAEKLQRQLSKERKKREKEEKELLKKAKKENDLKIMDKEIS
- a CDS encoding lysophospholipid acyltransferase family protein; amino-acid sequence: MAKRNFSNLQYLMMFVEAIVIVPLVNIISFFCPYDKIYNLSKKIGAIILIIAPIKQKIIGENLAIIFPEKKYSVQEIKEISLIIVSYEFRILLEMISFSKMNFQEIISYIRIIQSDQIASFYHAQSTGVVSFSLHYGNWELLGSIMNQVGIPLACLVERQFNPWIDKYLQFLRKKLGIKTVYNEISQMRSLLTYMRNKGSVALVADQTYWFDPLFILFFNKEAAVPQGTASLALKMNSILCFGYSQYISEGIYAINLDMNIISNDQKNKLSVEQLMKIVYHRYEEVIKQDVTNWYTLGSDRWALTKESLKEWNKNPDSSRF
- a CDS encoding co-chaperone GroES; this encodes MAVKPIGSRILIEVKAGEEKTSSGLYIPNAAQEKTNTGNVIAIGDKDVTVTVGQIVVFDKYAGTQIEVEGKEMLLLDMENVLAVVQ
- the ybeY gene encoding rRNA maturation RNase YbeY, producing the protein MIDISIEPSSKNIIELNEHFLSLLNTFIKELLEEFECGNRSCSLLICDNIFIQKLNQQYRQKNCSTDVLSFAFDDENEFILAESSLGDIIISSETAFNQSQEFQVSYEEEFIRLTIHGVLHLLGFDHELGKKEEIEMFELQDYYMQTFMQKYNGTDSALI